A DNA window from Primulina tabacum isolate GXHZ01 chromosome 12, ASM2559414v2, whole genome shotgun sequence contains the following coding sequences:
- the LOC142520597 gene encoding uncharacterized protein LOC142520597 isoform X2 — protein sequence MGNCQAVDAAAIVIQHPNGNLERMYLPVTASAVMKMNPGHYVSVVIPLPVSGGGQEIAKDNDTARFTRVKLIRSSDILVLGRAYRLVTTQEVMKVLRAKKQAKLKKKQAEWKDKLSMNSETRSTDCTSDAGTLASEKSNDQAIRPDRHQRRSGSTNLTTGRPKSWRPSLQSISEHGS from the exons ATGGGGAATTGCCAGGCGGTGGATGCTGCAGCAATAGTTATACAACATCCAAATGGGAACCTGGAGAGGATGTACTTGCCAGTAACAGCTAGTGCAGTGATGAAAATGAATCCAGGGCACTACGTTTCAGTTGTCATTCCATTGCCGGTTTCTGGTGGCGGACAGGAGATTGCAAAGGACAATGACACCGCTCGTTTCACCCGTGTTAAACTTATCCGGAGTAGTGATATTCTAGTTCTCGGCCGAGCCTATCGGCTTGTCACTACTCAAG AGGTTATGAAAGTACTGAGAGCAAAGAAGCAAGCAAAGTTGAAGAAAAAACAAGCAGAATGGAAAGATAAGTTATCAATGAATTCAGAAACGAGGAGTACCGACTGTACGTCTGATGCAGGAACTTTAGCTTCTGAGAAGAGCAACGATCAG GCTATAAGACCTGACAGGCATCAACGGAGGTCAGGATCAACAAATTTGACCACAGGAAGGCCCAAATCATGGCGGCCATCTCTTCAAAGCATTTCCGAGCATGGAAGTT AA
- the LOC142520597 gene encoding uncharacterized protein LOC142520597 isoform X1, with protein sequence MGNCQAVDAAAIVIQHPNGNLERMYLPVTASAVMKMNPGHYVSVVIPLPVSGGGQEIAKDNDTARFTRVKLIRSSDILVLGRAYRLVTTQEVMKVLRAKKQAKLKKKQAEWKDKLSMNSETRSTDCTSDAGTLASEKSNDQAIRPDRHQRRSGSTNLTTGRPKSWRPSLQSISEHGS encoded by the exons ATGGGGAATTGCCAGGCGGTGGATGCTGCAGCAATAGTTATACAACATCCAAATGGGAACCTGGAGAGGATGTACTTGCCAGTAACAGCTAGTGCAGTGATGAAAATGAATCCAGGGCACTACGTTTCAGTTGTCATTCCATTGCCGGTTTCTGGTGGCGGACAGGAGATTGCAAAGGACAATGACACCGCTCGTTTCACCCGTGTTAAACTTATCCGGAGTAGTGATATTCTAGTTCTCGGCCGAGCCTATCGGCTTGTCACTACTCAAG AGGTTATGAAAGTACTGAGAGCAAAGAAGCAAGCAAAGTTGAAGAAAAAACAAGCAGAATGGAAAGATAAGTTATCAATGAATTCAGAAACGAGGAGTACCGACTGTACGTCTGATGCAGGAACTTTAGCTTCTGAGAAGAGCAACGATCAG GCTATAAGACCTGACAGGCATCAACGGAGGTCAGGATCAACAAATTTGACCACAGGAAGGCCCAAATCATGGCGGCCATCTCTTCAAAGCATTTCCGAGCATGGAAGTTGA